TCGAACAGTCCGGGAATCACTCTGTTTCCTTTGGCATCGATCATTTTTGTGCTGCTTCCCTTTAATTTTAAAATCTGGGCATTGGTTCCGGTCTGGAAAATTTTATGATCTTTAATGGCAACGGCCTGAACTTCCGGATTTTTACTGTCCATTGTGGTAATTTTCCCGTTGGTGACGATCAGATCTGCTTTTTGAGCATTCAGTACAGTTGTACCTAAGATGAAAGAGAATAGAATGGTATGTAATGGCTTCATATTTTTACGTTTATAGTTTGAAGAAAAAGGCAGGCTGTGGTTCAACCTGCCGTAGTTGTAATTTTATTAGTGTTTAAGCATATCCTGAGCATACTGGATTCCCAATCCGTAAGCACCGCCATATTTTTTCATTAAATCGTTTACCGGTTTGTAAGTTTCTTTTCTTGACCAGTCTCTCTGTAATTCAAGAATATACTGAACGGATGTAATAGGATGTGCGCCAGCCTGAATCATTCTGGTCATCGCCTGATCGTGAGCTTCTTTAGAAATATCACCTGAAGCATCTGAAATCACATAGACGTCATACCCCTCTTCGAGCGCTGATAAAGCCGGTCCTACAACACACACACTCGTCCACAATCCTGCTAAAACCAGTTTCTTTTTGTTTTTGCCTGTAATGGCTTTGTGGGCATTTACATCCTCCCAGGTATTCATTGTAGTTCGATCTACATAACCGCTGGTAGCTTCAGGATATACCGCTGATATTTCCGGGAAAACAGGTCCTGCAAACGATTTTTCTGCGACGGTAGTTACCACTGTAGGAATGTTGAAGATCTTTGAACCGCCGGCAACTAATGCGACATTGTTTCTCAGTTCTTCCATACTGATGTTTTTTGTCGCAAATGCCATCTGCCCTTCATGATCAATTAAAACCAAAGCGTGGTTAGTTGGATTCAATAATGCCTGTCCTGGCTTCTGAGCCATTGCTGTAACGGATAATAATGCTGCTGCGAATGATAGGATTAATTTTTTCATAATGTCTAATTTTTTAATGTTGTTTGTTTATTTTAAAATCTGTTGATGTATTTCCTTGATTTTGATATGACAAATTTAGGGTGATGAAAAACCCTGTACATTTAACTAGTTTAATAAATCACATGTAGGTAAAAAAAATATAAAAATACTTTAACCATCGATCTTTAGCGAGATCCATATCTGATAATCGTGTACCATATTACATTTGAAAAACTGGAAAAAGGAAAGCCCGGATTCTATAATCCGGGCTTTCCTTTTTAGTGATACGGTTGGTAAGTATCTGCTTAATTATTTATGATAAAGTCATCGGTACTTCCATGAGTAAGATCTCCGTTTCTTCAGCTGTTGCTTTAATATTTAAACCGGTAATATCCCAGACTCCGAAACCATCTCTTGTTTCCAATGGCTGACCTTCGATTTCTGCACTTCCTTTTAAAATAAAGGCATACACACCATTTCCTTTTTTCCTGATCTGATAATGCGTTTCCGTATTGTTATCAAAATTCCCAAGATGAAACCAGGCATCCTGATGAATCCAGACCCCGTCGTCATCTGCGTTGGGAGAAAGGATTTGCTGAAATTTATTCTGACTTTTTGTTTTATCTAAAGTAATCTGGTCATATCGGGGTGTTACATTTCTTCTGTTGGGATACACCCAGATCTGAAGAAATTTGACAGGACTATCCGTATTTTTATTGAACTCACTGTGCATAATTCCAGTTCCTGCGCTCATCACCTGGATATCACCGCTTCTGATCACGGCTGTATTTCCCATGCTGTCTTTATGCTCCAGATCACCTTCCAGGGGTATACTGATGATCTCCATATTATCATGCGGATGTGTGCCGAAACCTCTTCCCGCCTCTACTTTATCATCATTAAGAACCCTTAGAACACCGAAGTGCATTCTTTCCGGATTGTGATAATTGGCAAAGCTGAAGGTATGGTTACTTTCCAGCCACCCGTGATCTGCTTTTCCTCTGGAATCGGCCTTGTGAATGACTGAATTATCTTTGATTTTTGAATCTGTATTGGGTAAATGATTGTATCCAATTGGCTCCAACGGCTCTATTTCATCAATGTCATTTTTCATGGTATTTCCCAATGATGCCGATGCCACAAACATTCCTGTTCCCAGTAATCCTTTTTTTAAAAAATCTTTTCTGTCCATATCCTGGTTGTTTTTATTGATTATTAATAAGACAAATTTAGTACGGTTAGAAATCTCATGCATTTAACTAGATTAATAAATTACTTTTATCCAAAAAAAATACCGAATATTTTTGATATTCGGCAATGAACTATTCAGGAAATCAATTGAAATTACTAATTTTTTCAACTTTTTGAAATAATCCGGAACTCCAAAGCATGAAATTATTTTCCTTTTGAAGCAAGGCGTTTTCTGATAGTGCTTACAAATTCCTTGGAAACACCCAGATAGGAAGCGATATAATATTGTGCTACCCTTTGTGGAATGGAAGGATAAACTTTAATAAATTCAAGATACCTTTCTGATGCACTTTCTGCTATGGTGCTCACCAGACGGTTCTGAAGTGTTGAAAGGTTCCTCTGAACAAGCATTCTGAATACCCTTTCAAATTTCGGGACTTCCTGCAACAGTTTTTCTTTCGTGGTAGGATCCAGCATATAGATTTCTGAATCTTCAAGGGTTTCAATATATAATTTAGAGGACACCTGATCCTGGAAAGAAGCGATATCACTGATCCACCAGTCTTCTATGGCAAATAATATCGTTACCTCAACTCCTTTATCATTGAGACAATACATCCTTAAACACCCTTTATGAATGAAGCCTTCAAACTGGCATATTTCTCCTTCTCTCAACAAAACTGTTTTTTTAGGTATGCTTTTACAAACCAGAAGATCGGTGAAAAACGTCTCTTCTTCGGGAGTAAGGCTAATAAATCGGGTTACATTCTTAAGGATATTTTCGTACATAAATTAAGTTTACGGCTGCAAATTAGGAAAAAGTGTGTAAACTTCGTTCTTAAGCAGTCCGCTTCCGCCACCATAATGTTCAATTACTTTAATCTCTCTGTCCTGATTTTCACAAAAAACTTTGATCTCTTTTTCAAACTGATCGTCCAAGCCTGAACTCAAAAGAACGATATCTACCTGATTACCTTTGATATAATCATAGCTGATATTTTCATCGTTCTGAATTTCTGCTGCCCATCCTTCATTATTTTCGATAATTCTTTTCAGGGTATCAAGGATTTCCTGATTTTTTCCAATGACTAAAAATTGTAATGTTTTCATTTCGTCTAATTTTAAGATTCAGTTTTGACTGACTTTTTATTTGATGTCATTAACAGCCTATTTTTCCATTAAATACTGCCTGTTTGAGACTAAGCTCATTAAAGATGTTTGTTTCCTGTTATCCTTAATTCAATTAGATCCAATTGTGATTCTGCTTTGCGGATCTCGTCGTCGCTGAAGTGTTTTTCTCTTTTTATTTTAAACAGCTCTTTTCTCTGCATGGCAAAAATATCGAGCATGATCGTGTGATATTCTTTCAAATCATTCTGTCTGTTCGAGCACATTTCAAGGGAACTTAAATGGCTTTGCTGAAGTGAAATATCATTTTCTATGGCATCTTTAAAATTTTCAACAAGACTGTTGCTTTTCAAGCTGGATTCATACTCCTCTTCCAGTCTTTTCACAGCCAGCTGATCCAGTCTGATCTGAATGGCCGCCTGCTGTTCGTGGGAAGGTAAAACAGGATCAATTTCTCCGATTTTTGTCAGTTTAATAATCAGAGGAAGCGTCAAACCCTGGAAGACCAAGGTCACAAAAATGACGACAAAGGTGATAAAGATAATAAGATTTCTCATCGGAAATTCCGCCTGGTCATTCATCATTACAGGAATTGACAATGCAGTTGCCAGAGATACCACACCCCGCATTCCTGCCCAGCCGATAATCAACGGGTTCTTCCAGCCCGGACTTGGATCTTTTCTGACTTTTTTGCTGAGCCATCTCGGAACATGTGCCACCGGATAGATCCATAAAAGACGAACTGCAATGACAATCAGACTGATGATCAGGCCATACTTAATTCCTTCCATTACAGAAGTTTCGCCCAGACCATTGATGATATCCGGAAGTTCAAGCCCAATTAAAACAAAAACCAGTGCATTCATTACAAAGATCAGCGTATTCCAGACTCCGGTCATGTTGATTCTTGTAATTCCTGTTTTAAAAATTTCATGGGAACGGAAAGACATAAACAATCCGCCGCTTACTACTGCCATTACTCCGGAAAAGTGGAAATGTTCAGCCAAAAGAAATAAGATGTACGGTGTCATTACAGTTAATGCTGCATCAATAGCCGGAGTTGTCGGTAAAAACCGGTGGATGGCATAAATAATATGAGCGACTACAATTCCTACTACAATTCCCATTCCTGCCACGATAAAAAACTGACCTGAAGCTTCCTGCATAGAAAACATTCCCGTCATTACGGCTGCCAGCGCAAACCTGAAAACGATCAGTGAGGAGGCATCATTGATAAGACTTTCTCCTTCAAGTATGGCAATGGTTCTTTTCGGAACTTTCAATCCTTTTAGAACTGTGGTTGCTGCGATAGCATCCGGAGGGGAAACAATTCCGCCAAGTAAAAAACCCATAGCCAGAGTGAATCCGGGGATCAGAGCCTGTGAAGCAAATGCAACGACCAAAGAGGTTAGAAACACCAGTCCGAAAGCCAACAATCCAATGGTGCGTTTCCATTTCCAAAAGTCATTCCAGGAAGTATACCAGGCGGCTTCATATAAAAGAGGAGGAAGAAATATCAGGAATATAATCTCTGGATCAAGCTTTAGAACGGGAACTCCGGGAATAAAACTGATCCCCAATCCAGCAAGCACCAGAAATATGGGATAGGCAATTTTGATACGCTGCGCCAGCATGACCAGCATCATGACGATCAGTAATAATCCGAGTATTAAAAGTAGATTTTCGTGCATAGTTTTTTATTGGATGGAAGAATCAGACTTTGCATTTCAACTTCTGAAATCTTGTGTCTTGTGTCTTGTATCTTGCGTCTTATTTACAATGAATAAACAGTGAGGTTCTCTCTTTTTTTTCAAGGTTTCTTGTTTTATGGCCCTTTCCGGAAGTGTCTTCCACCAGAAGGATTTCGCCGGTCTGGAACTGTCTTTTTCCTCCGGATGAAGTTTCTATTTCCACACCGCCATTCAAAAGTACGATATATTGTCTTTGAGGAGCGTGGTGAAAATCATAATCGTAGTCAGCAGCCACTTTTCTGAACTGTAATTCCTTTACCTGAACTTTGTCTGAAAGGAAACCTATTTCTCCCTGATCAATCAAAGGAATTTCAATATCCTGGAAATGAGATTCGCCTTTGCCGTCACTGAATATTCTTGTTATTTTCATCTTATTTTAAAGTTTAAACTGAGGGAAGACCCAATTTATTGATTATTATTTGGTTCCTTTTTATATTTAAATAAGTCAGAAAAATATCTCTATTTAAATACAATTGAATTGGCCAGTTCAATTTCTTCCTGATTGATAGAGTGTCCGAAATTTGCATAGACTTTTTCCGTCACATCCGCATTCATTTCTCTTAAAATATTGGCTGTTGCATACACTCTTTCTACCGGAACATGAAAATCGGGATTGCTGGTTCCAAGGAAAATCGGGGTTTGGGCAAAATCACCTTTATAGTTCTCACGGTTGATCTTATCCCCTACCACTCCTCCGATAATAGCTGCTGCTCCACCATACTTCTTGGCATTCCTTGCTAAAAATTCAAGGGTAAGACAGGCACCCTGGGAAAATCCGAAAAAGTAAATATTTTCATTTTTTATGCCTGCATCTATTGCGGTCTGCACCGTTTTCTGAACAGTTTCAACGGCAGATGACAGCCATGGTTCGTTTTGTTCTACCGGAGCAATGAAGGAGAAAGGATACCAGGTTCCGTTGGTAGCCTGAGGGGCAAGTAAAGCATAATCTTTTACATTCAAATGCTGGGACAGGCTTAAAATATCCTCAGCACTTCCTCCTCTTCCGTGAATCATTACTAAAACTTTTTCTGCCTGATCTAATGGGGTGCCTGATGTTTTTATATCTAATGTATGACTCATGATTTATCTGTATTTTTCTGTTGGGTAATTAATTTTGGGAAGAACTTCCACCAAATGTTCTCTTTTTTCTTCAAACTGAGAGGGCAGCATTAAATCTTCACCCAGAAATGCAAGTTCTTCGTCTATATCGAATCCTAGACCTGAAGTAGCAATCTCAAATAAGACGCCGCCGGGCTCTTTAAAATATACGGAAGTAAAGTACTTACGGTCTTTCACTTCGGTATGCTGCAGTCCGGATTTGTTTAATCTTTCGATCATTTCCAGCTGGGACTGGGCATCGGGTGTTGCAAAAGCAACGTGATGCACAGTTCCTCTTCCCGCCAGTCCTTTTAATGCATTAGGCGTACACAGAAGATCTACATATTTTCCGGGCTTATTTTCAGTTCCTAATCTTAACCTGTCTGAAGTTTCGGCAATCACCTGGTGATCCATCTGGTTGGTTAATAAAGCTGCTGTTCTTTCATAAGCCTCCAGCCAGATTTCCACATGGTGGATTCCTTTTATGGCATAATCCTTTGGAATAAATCCGTTATAATATCCTTTTCTATCGTCATTATCATTAAAAACCAGCTCTAAGCCCAGCCCGTCAAAATCTTCAAGATAAATAAACGCTTCACCTGAAAATCTCTGCTGAGGCTGCTTGTAAGGAATATTAAACTGATCGAGACGGTTTAACCAGTAATCGAGGGCATCCATTGACACTGAAAAAGCAGTGGTATTCAACATTCCTTTACCATGTCTACCGTTTACAAGGCCTTTTCCGTATGGGAAAGTGGTCATGATGGTTCCCGGTGTCCCGAATTCGTCACCGAAATAGAAATGATACACATCAGAATAATCAAAGTTGACGGTTTTTTTGACCAACCGAAGTCCTAAAATTCCTGTATAAAAATCTATATTTTCCTGTGAATCGCCAGTAACGGCTGTAACATGGTGAAGTCCTGTGATGAGTGCCATTGTATTCTTTTTATAAGTTGTTTTGCTTGTATTTTAATTCTTAATGATTGGATTTCAGATTAATTTTCTTTGAACCAGACATCGTTATATTCTTCCGGATTGCGTTTGAACTGGGCATGAACGTAAGGACATAGCGGTACAATTTTCAAATCGTTTTCCCTTGCATAGGAAACCAGTTGGTTCAATAACAATTTTGCAAAACCTCTTCCTGCATATTCGTCGTCAACTTCGGTGTGGTAAACGGTTAATTTATTTCCCACCACCGAAATGTCCATTTTTCCGGCTTTATTATCGTCTGAGAAAAGCTGAACTTCGCCTTTCACATTTCCTAAAACTACTGCTGTTCTTTCCATTTTTTTGTTCTTTAATTAATGATTTAAAGGTATGACCTTTCTAAAATTTGAGTAATGATCTATGATAACTTCGGTAACACTTCTTCTATTTTTTCTCTTAATCCTTCGTGCTCTTTTGGAAGCTTTAAGTTTTGTCCAAGTTCATTCAAAGGCTCATCTACTGTAAATCCGGGGTTGTCGGTAGCAATTTCAAACAATACGCCGCCCGGTTCACGGAAGTACAGCGAGTAGAAATAATCCCTGTCTATTTTAGGGGTGATGCTCAGTCCTGCAGCCATTACTTTTTCACGGTATTCCATCAGAATATCATCGTTTTTTACTCTGAAAGCAATATGGTGATTGGTTCCTGCAGCATTTCTGCCTGTAGGAATAGTGTCATTTTCAATAATATCAATTAAATTGGCTGTATCGATGGCATCGGTTGCAAAACGGTATCTTTCACCTTCCTGTTTCTGTAAATCATAGCCTAAAATATCGGTCAGCACTTTAATTGTAGGACCGGCTTTCTTTAGCGTTAAAGTCACATTATGAAAGCCTTTTAGTCCATTTTCATCTTTAATATCATCTGTAGTCCATACCTTACGGTCATCAGGTGTCGATGATTCAATGAATTGCAGCTGCAGGCCGTCGGGATCTTTAAAAGAAATCAGTTTTTCACCAAAGATTTCGCCTTCTACAACATTAACATTGAATTGCTGTAATCGGTTCTTCCAAAATTCCAGGCTTCCTTTTGGAACGGAATATCCGATATGCGTTGCCAGTCCGCTTCCATTGGTTCCGGAACCTATTCCCTCCCATGGAAAAAAGGTTAAGATCGTTCCCGGAGTTCCCGTTTCGTTTCCGAAGTAAAAATGGTAGGTTCCCGGATCGTCGAAGTTTACGGTTTTCTTTACCAGTCTCAGCCCTAAAACCTGGCTGTAAAAATCTAAATTTCTCTTTGCATTGTTTGCAATAGCTGTAATATGGTGCAGTCCTAAAATTCTGTTTTGCATGTCTTTTTATTTTGATGCTAAATTACAGTGACTGTAAATGCTGCACATTTAACTAGTTTAATAAATCGTGTTTTGGAGAAAAAATAAAAGATTAAGTGAGAGCATTTGGGATACATCTTCTGTATTAACAAATTTTAAAACAACATACAATACTGAAAACCAATATTTTAAAAATAAGAGTTAAAATATTTTTCAAAAAGTCTATTATTTTAGTGGACTAATGAAAATATATGTCCTATATTTGCAACCGTATTCAGGAAAAGAAAATTACAATGAAACAAGGATTCAAACATCAGACAGTGAAGAAACAGACCATCAAAACTATGATGATGTGCAACTGTATGCCTATGCATCAGGAATCCCGTGGCTGACCTTACTTTTATATCACATATTTTAAAGGCCTTACCACGTTGTAGGGCCTTTT
The Chryseobacterium sp. W4I1 DNA segment above includes these coding regions:
- a CDS encoding Na+/H+ antiporter, which produces MHENLLLILGLLLIVMMLVMLAQRIKIAYPIFLVLAGLGISFIPGVPVLKLDPEIIFLIFLPPLLYEAAWYTSWNDFWKWKRTIGLLAFGLVFLTSLVVAFASQALIPGFTLAMGFLLGGIVSPPDAIAATTVLKGLKVPKRTIAILEGESLINDASSLIVFRFALAAVMTGMFSMQEASGQFFIVAGMGIVVGIVVAHIIYAIHRFLPTTPAIDAALTVMTPYILFLLAEHFHFSGVMAVVSGGLFMSFRSHEIFKTGITRINMTGVWNTLIFVMNALVFVLIGLELPDIINGLGETSVMEGIKYGLIISLIVIAVRLLWIYPVAHVPRWLSKKVRKDPSPGWKNPLIIGWAGMRGVVSLATALSIPVMMNDQAEFPMRNLIIFITFVVIFVTLVFQGLTLPLIIKLTKIGEIDPVLPSHEQQAAIQIRLDQLAVKRLEEEYESSLKSNSLVENFKDAIENDISLQQSHLSSLEMCSNRQNDLKEYHTIMLDIFAMQRKELFKIKREKHFSDDEIRKAESQLDLIELRITGNKHL
- a CDS encoding alpha/beta hydrolase, translating into MSHTLDIKTSGTPLDQAEKVLVMIHGRGGSAEDILSLSQHLNVKDYALLAPQATNGTWYPFSFIAPVEQNEPWLSSAVETVQKTVQTAIDAGIKNENIYFFGFSQGACLTLEFLARNAKKYGGAAAIIGGVVGDKINRENYKGDFAQTPIFLGTSNPDFHVPVERVYATANILREMNADVTEKVYANFGHSINQEEIELANSIVFK
- a CDS encoding hydrolase, encoding MKKLILSFAAALLSVTAMAQKPGQALLNPTNHALVLIDHEGQMAFATKNISMEELRNNVALVAGGSKIFNIPTVVTTVAEKSFAGPVFPEISAVYPEATSGYVDRTTMNTWEDVNAHKAITGKNKKKLVLAGLWTSVCVVGPALSALEEGYDVYVISDASGDISKEAHDQAMTRMIQAGAHPITSVQYILELQRDWSRKETYKPVNDLMKKYGGAYGLGIQYAQDMLKH
- a CDS encoding Crp/Fnr family transcriptional regulator, whose translation is MYENILKNVTRFISLTPEEETFFTDLLVCKSIPKKTVLLREGEICQFEGFIHKGCLRMYCLNDKGVEVTILFAIEDWWISDIASFQDQVSSKLYIETLEDSEIYMLDPTTKEKLLQEVPKFERVFRMLVQRNLSTLQNRLVSTIAESASERYLEFIKVYPSIPQRVAQYYIASYLGVSKEFVSTIRKRLASKGK
- a CDS encoding pirin family protein; protein product: MDRKDFLKKGLLGTGMFVASASLGNTMKNDIDEIEPLEPIGYNHLPNTDSKIKDNSVIHKADSRGKADHGWLESNHTFSFANYHNPERMHFGVLRVLNDDKVEAGRGFGTHPHDNMEIISIPLEGDLEHKDSMGNTAVIRSGDIQVMSAGTGIMHSEFNKNTDSPVKFLQIWVYPNRRNVTPRYDQITLDKTKSQNKFQQILSPNADDDGVWIHQDAWFHLGNFDNNTETHYQIRKKGNGVYAFILKGSAEIEGQPLETRDGFGVWDITGLNIKATAEETEILLMEVPMTLS
- a CDS encoding ring-cleaving dioxygenase: MQNRILGLHHITAIANNAKRNLDFYSQVLGLRLVKKTVNFDDPGTYHFYFGNETGTPGTILTFFPWEGIGSGTNGSGLATHIGYSVPKGSLEFWKNRLQQFNVNVVEGEIFGEKLISFKDPDGLQLQFIESSTPDDRKVWTTDDIKDENGLKGFHNVTLTLKKAGPTIKVLTDILGYDLQKQEGERYRFATDAIDTANLIDIIENDTIPTGRNAAGTNHHIAFRVKNDDILMEYREKVMAAGLSITPKIDRDYFYSLYFREPGGVLFEIATDNPGFTVDEPLNELGQNLKLPKEHEGLREKIEEVLPKLS
- a CDS encoding GNAT family N-acetyltransferase; the protein is MERTAVVLGNVKGEVQLFSDDNKAGKMDISVVGNKLTVYHTEVDDEYAGRGFAKLLLNQLVSYARENDLKIVPLCPYVHAQFKRNPEEYNDVWFKEN
- a CDS encoding ring-cleaving dioxygenase produces the protein MALITGLHHVTAVTGDSQENIDFYTGILGLRLVKKTVNFDYSDVYHFYFGDEFGTPGTIMTTFPYGKGLVNGRHGKGMLNTTAFSVSMDALDYWLNRLDQFNIPYKQPQQRFSGEAFIYLEDFDGLGLELVFNDNDDRKGYYNGFIPKDYAIKGIHHVEIWLEAYERTAALLTNQMDHQVIAETSDRLRLGTENKPGKYVDLLCTPNALKGLAGRGTVHHVAFATPDAQSQLEMIERLNKSGLQHTEVKDRKYFTSVYFKEPGGVLFEIATSGLGFDIDEELAFLGEDLMLPSQFEEKREHLVEVLPKINYPTEKYR